One Chloroflexaceae bacterium genomic window, ACTCCACCGTGCCGGCGGAGAGGTCCACGTGGGCGATGCGATTGGCGAAGCCGCCGAGGGTCATAGGTGCCTCCTTGGGTAATGGTTGCTTGCCGAGAGTGGATGACGAATGGTGTCCTCACCCTGCCCCCGGCCCCCTCCCTCGCCACCGGCGGTAGAGAGGGAGGGGGCGCCGCGCCGGGCGCGGCGGGGGCGGGTGAGGAGCGGCAGCGCAACCTTCAAGGTTGCGCAACCTTGAGGGTTGCGGCCACGGATCAAACCGGTTTGCCCCGGGCCCCTGCCTGCCGGGAAACAAAAACACCCGGCGATGGGCGCCGCGGGAGCGCGGCCCTGTCCGAGGCGATGCTACAGAGCGAAAATGCGGAGCGTGGATCATCCTTCAACATCGAAGATCAGGTTGCAGCAACGCAACAATACGATGACCAGCAGGGCCAGTCGGGCAGCGACTATCACCGTTCCCAGGCGGGGCGACTGGCGTGTATAGATGGTGTTTCGTAACGGGAGCTTTTACTTATTGATTGTGCCACAGGACGGGAAACTTGTCCAGGGAACTTTCACATCCCGGCCTGCCCGACGGGACGGTTTGTGAGGCTATAGCCCTCCCGGCAATTCTTCTCATCCCTGCCCGGGCCGGTGGGAAGGGTGTGGAGCAGCCAGGTTTCCCCATACCCTCAGGTGTAGGGGTTTTTGGGCGAGCAGGGGTTTTCGGCATTCCAGTGCGCTTACGGTCCTCACCTCCCCGCCCCCCGCTCCCGCGCGCGGGAGCGGGGGGAGTTGGGCGTCCCGATGCCCCGGATGGCGCATGCGACGCGAGGATGCGCCGGAAAACCCTGCACCTGAGAAGCTTCCCCATACCCCTGTCCAGGCCGGTTGGGGAGACAGGGGAAAACCCGGTGGCCCCGGACTCCCGCCCGGCAAAGGCGCATTAAGACAACGTCATAACGCTAACCCATAGAGCGCAATCGCATTCTGGCGGAGAATAGCCAGCGCCGCCGCCTCGGCCTCGGCGAGGGTCAGATCGCCGTCGGTGACGCAGCGGGTCAGCACGGCGGCCAGCGCCTCACGCCCGCAGCGCGCGCCGACATAGAAAGTCTCCGGGATGAGGTGGGCGTCGGTGGAGAAGAGGATCTTGCTGATCGGGGCCAGTTCCAGGGCCGCGCTGGCCACCGCTTCCATCCCTGCGCGGCTGAGGTAGGGGATGGCGAGCCCGAGGTCGAGGTACACGTTCGGATACACCGCGGCGAGGTAGCCGAGTTCGCGGGTGAAGGGATAGCCGGCGTGGAGGAGGACGACCGGCGCGGAACGCAGGTCGGCGCGTTCGAGGAGCGGCCGCAGGTGCAGCGGATTGGCCTCGCGCAGATCGAGGTCAGGGTCGCCGAAGCCGGTGTGGAACTGTACCGGCACGGCGTCGCGGGCGGCGATCTCCATCATAGTCCATACCAGCCAGTCATTCAGCGGTCTGGCGGCGATGCGCGCTGGCGCGCCGCGGACGACCGCCGCGCGCAACTCGGCGAAGGCCCGGCTGGCCGCCAGTGGGTCGGCGGGGGCCAGGCGCAGGCCGGTGCGGTAGGCCACGATGCTCTTGAAACCGACTACGGAAGGATCGCGCTGCTCCAGCCCGGCGCGAAAGGCGTCCACGAAGTCTTCCCAGGCGGAGATCTGTTCTAGCAACTGCGCGGCCAGGTGTTCGATGCGGATCAGGCGGAAGGTGGGCGCAAAGCGCTGATGCCACGGAGTGGGCATAATGCGATCGGGCATGAACCCGTCGTCGAGGATGAGGGCGGCGAACCCGCCGGCATCGAAGAGCCGCTGCGCCATCGCTTCGTAACCCAGTTGGTCGCGCAGCGCCTGCAGGCCCTCCAGCGAAGCTTCGCAGCCCAGCAGGTCGGCCAACTGGCGCATGCTGCGCTTGAAAAACAACGTCTGCCGCACATGCCGGCTGACAATCGCCGCGTCGTAGCCCTCGGTAAATGCCGCCGCCAGCGAGAAGTCGTTCAGCGCCTCGGGGCGCAGCAGGTTGTGCGCGTGATGATCAACGATGGTCAGGTGATCGAGTTCCAACATAAGCTGAGGTGGCAATGCGCCAGGCAGGGAAGGGCGTGAGCGGGCATAGCCCGTCTACGAATAGGCATAGTGTTCACATCGACCGAACACATTCGCACCGCAGAGGACGCGGAGGGCTTCAAAATGTTCATCCTCTCCGTTCCTCGGCGCGCTCTGCGGTACATCTGAACACGTACACGAATAGTCCTCTCAGTACCGCTCCAGGATCAGCCGCACTTCTTCCTCGTGCGACAGATCCTTCATGGCCTGCCACTCGGCTCGGCGCACGGCCAGGTAGGAACGGGCCAGGTCGCCGCCCAGGGCCTCGAGCAGCACATCGTCGCGCTCCAGGGCGGCGATGGCCTCGCCGAGGGTCGCGGGCAGGGGCAGGATGCGCCGCTCAAGCCGCTCGGCTTCGGAAAGATCGGCGGGGTCACCCCGCACGGCATCGCCGAGGGGCAACTGGCGGTCAATGCCGTCAAGTCCTGCCGCGATCACCGCGCCGAGGGCGAGATAGGGATTGGAGGTGGCGTCGCAGGTCTTCAGTTCCACGTTGGTGACCGGCAGGCCGCTATCGGGCATGGGCACGCGCAGCGCGGCCTCGCGGTTGCCCATGCCCCAGCAGGTGAACGCGCCGCTCCAGAAGCGCGGGCGGATGCGTTTGAAGCTGTTGGGAGAGGGGGTGGTCAGGGCCATCAGCGCCGGCAGATGCTCCAGAATGCCGGCCATGAAGGCGCGCATCGGCGCCGACAGGGCGCGGGGCTGGCCTGGCTCGGTGACGATGCTGGCGCCCTGGCGGGCCAGGCTGAGGTGCAGATGGGCGCCGTTGCCGGCTTTATCGGCGTAGATCTTCGGCGCGAAGGAAGCCAGCAGGCCGTGCTGCGCCGCGCAGGCCCTGACCGTCTCGCGGAAGACGATCTGCTGATCGGCGGCGCGCAACGCGTCGGCGTAGCGCACTGGCAGCTCAAACTGGCCCGGCCCCGACTCGGCGTAGGTCATCTCCACCATCACGCCCTGGGCCTCCAGCGCTGACGTCATTGTGTTGATCACCTCCGCGGCTCCATCGAGGGCCGCGGTCTGGCAGAACACGGTGGCGTCAAACGGTGCAGGACCATCGGGGCCGGGGCGTAGCAGGGAGAATTCGTTCTCGAAGGCCGCGAAAACGCTCAGGTCGCGGGCGGCGGCGGCGGCAATCATGCGGCGGAGAAAGGAGCGCGGGCAGTGGGTCCAGGGCTGGTCGCCGGCGTAGATGTCGGTCAGCACGCGGGCGTGGCCGGGGGCATAGGGCAGCACGGCGAAGGTCGTCCAGTCCGCGCGCATGTGAACCTCGCCGTCGGGCGTCAGGCCGGTGTCGGGGGCCAGAGCGTCGTACATTACTGGCAGGGCCTGCTGCGCGGCAGCAATCCCGACCCCGTTGCCGGCCAGGTAGCTCTCGATCATCGTCGTCCGCACTGCCTTGGCGCGGATCACATTGGCGTTATCGCACCAGATGAAGCGCACAAAGCGCACCTGCTGGTTCTGGATCGCCGTCAGAATGCTTTGCACCGAAGTCATGGCTCGCTGAGGTGAACGGAAGTTATATATAGAAGGGGCTGGGAGGGCAAAGCCCTCCCAGAGGGATGCAATCCGGCTGCACATGATGTTCGGCGCGGTTTCAGGCAACCCGTTCCGGCGTCGGTTCGGCACCGAGTGCCTCCAGATGCGCCGCGCCCAATCCAAAATCTAAAATCGAAAATCCAACATCTCCCTAGGGCGTGATCTCCTTGACGAACGTATACGCCCCATCCTGAACCTGAATAATCGTCACCGATTTGTCGGGCTTGCGTTGCCCCGGAGCATAGGTGATCTGCCCGGTGACGGCGGCGAAGCCCTGGGTGGCGGCGAGGGCGTCGCGGATGGCTTTGGGATCGGCAGAGCCGGCGCGTTTGATCGCGTCGGCGATCAGGTTCAGCGTGTCGTAGCCGAGTACGGCGAAGGCATTCTCCGGCGGTTTGCCGTATTCCTGGGTGTAGGCCTGTACGAAGGCCTGCACCTTGGGGTCAACATTGTCCAGCGCGACGTGGGTCGAGAAGAACACATTATCCGCAAGTTCGCCGGCTACCTCGGCGATCAGCGGGGTGTCGAAGCCATCGCCGGAAATGATCGGCATCTGCAGGCCGGCTTCACGGAACTGCCGGGTGGTGATGCCGGCTTCGTTGGGAATGGCCGAGATGAACAGCACGTCAGGCGGGGGATTGAGGGCCTGGACCTTGGCGATCTGGGCCGAAAAGTCGGTGTCGCCAGAGCGATAGATGTCCTCGAGAACGATCTGGCCGCCCTTTTCGGTGAAGCGCTGCTTGAAGAAGGCCGCCAGCGCGGTGGTGAAGTCATAGGCCTGATCCACGAGCATGTAGGCCGTCTTCGCCTTCAGGTCGTCAATGGCGTAGTCGGCGATGGCGAAGGCCTGGGCGTCATCGCCGAAGGGGGCCATAAAGAAGAAATCGCCGATCTGCTCCGGCAGGGTCGGCAGCGTGGCGCCCGCAGTGACGAAGGGGATGCCGGCCTGCTGCGCGATAGGTCCGGCGGCCAGGGCAAAGGTCGAGTCGTTCAGACCGCCGATGGCGACGACCTTATGCACGTTGATCAGCTCCGAGGCGGCATTGGTCGTGGTCGTTTGATCGGTCTTGCCGTCCACGGCGATCAGTTCGATCTGGCGTCCCAGCACCCCGCCTGCGGCGTTGATCTCCTTGACGGCCAGTTTCATGCCGTTTAGCCCGGGCGCGTCAATCGAGGACATGCCCCCGGTAATGCCGTAGAGAGCCCCGATCTTGATCGCTTCGGCTGCAGCGGCAGGCGAGGCAGCAGGCGAGGCGGCGGGGGCAGTGGGCTGGGCCGCAGGGGCGCCGCACGCGGCGGTGAGGATGATCAGAACGACGACGACCAGGGTGGAGAGCATCTGTTGTGTGGGTTTCATAGCGCGACTCACCTTCAGTGGTCTGTGAACTAAGGTTTCTTGCATTGCTGCCCCCTCCCAACCTTCTCAGGCGGAGGGTTTTTCGAGCGAGAAGGGGTTTTCGGCATTCCAGCGCGCTTACGATCCTCACCCCGCGCCCCCCTCTCCCGCTTGCGGGAGAGGGGGGCGCGGGGCGTCCCGATGCCCCGGATAGCGCATGCGACGCGAGGATGCGCCGGAAAACCCTGCACCTGAGAACTCCCAACCTCCTCCCAACGGGGGGAGGAGCCGGACGCCCTCGCCCGGCGGGGGAGGGTTGGGGAAGGTGCGGGGGTTTAGCGAAAAAACTCCGTTCACAGACTATTCGGATCGGTTCTGGATTGCGGATCGTGGATTGTGGATTGACTCGGGACGTCTCGACAGCGTAGACGGAACAGGCACGTTCGAACCCCTTCCCAGGCGTCTCCCCAGGCAGCCTTATCCGCTTTCCAGGAGAATAGCGTCATTATAGGGATGTCTGTGGTTTTGGCAAGCGGGGCGCCCCGGGTCAGCTTCCCGCGCTGCACCGGTCTGGCGCGGGACGTGCGGGATGCACTGATGCGCCGCGCCCAGTAAGGCCGAAGCATTCGCGCAGCCAATGCTTCGGCCTTACTCGGACGCGCTACGATGCCCCTTCACTCTCGACGGCGGGGAGCGGCTCGCGTCGGCGCAGCAGGTCGCTCAGTTCATGCCCGCCGAGCAAGCCCTGGGGGCGAAAGATCATCACCAGCAGCATGAGCAGGGCGATCACGATCTGGCTCAGGCCGTACAGCGGCCTGCCGCCGACGGCCAGGCTGGTCTCGATGCCGCGCAGCCACTCTGGCAACAGGGTCATCAACACGCCGCCGAGGACAGCCCCGGTAATGCTGCCGGCGCCCCCGATTACCACCATGGCGACGACGTTGAAGGTGATGGCGAACGAAAACGATGCCGGAGCGATGGCGGTGATCAGGTGCGCCCAGAGGGCCCCGGCGGTTCCGGCGAAAAAGGCCCCGACCACGAAGGCCAGCAGGCGCGTCGGAAAGACGCGGATGCCGCGACAGGCCGCCGCCAGTTCGTCTTCGCGCACGGCGAGCATGGCCCGCCCAAACGGCGAGCGCACCAGGCGCCAGATGATGATCACGCTCACCAGCATCCAGCCGTAGGCCCAGAGGAGCGAGGTGAAGGCGGGCAGGCCATTGAGGCCGCGCGCGCCGCGGGTCACCGTCTGCCAGTTGAGCGCCACCACCTGCACGATGACCATCAGGCCCAGCGTGGCCACCGATAGATAGTGTCCGCGCAGCCGCAACACCGGAATGCCGACCACGAAGGCCGCCAGCGCGGCCAGGGCGCCCCCGGCGAGCAGGGCCAGCGCAAAGGGCAGTTCCGCCCGAGCCAGCCAGGATGGCAGGTCCGGCAGGGCGACCAGCTTCATACTGGCAGGCATCGTCAGCAGGGCGGAGGCGTAGGCGCCGATAGCCATGAAAGCGGCATGACCGAGCGATACATCACCGCTGAAGCCGTTGGTCAGGCTCAGACTGACGGCGAGGATCACGTTGATCGCCACCACTGCCAGCACCCGCTGGTAATAATCGTTGAGCCGGTACTCAGCGAGCACGACCAGCGCCGCGCCCAGGCCGAGGGCCAGCCAGCCATACACGGGCCTCATGCGCGCCGTCCCTCCTCCAGGCCAAACAGCCCCGCCGGACGCACCAGCAGAATCGCCAGCAGCAGCACGAACACAAACGCATCGCGGTAGCCAGAGAGGGCCGGGGGCGCAAAGGCGACAAAGAAGACCTCGGCGAAGCCAAGGAGATACCCGCCTACCATGGCCCCCGGAATGCTGCCAACGCCGCCGATCACCGCAGCGACGAAAGCCTTGAGGCCCGGCACGAAGCCCGTAAAGGGGTCCACCAGGCCAAACTTGCCGCTCCAGAGCACGCCGGCGACGCCGGCGAGGGCGGCGCTCACGCCGAAGGCCACCGCGATCACCCGGTTCACGTTCACGCCCATCAGGTGCGCGGTCTGCACCCGCTCGCTGCACGCGCGCATGGCAATCCCGATCGTCGTGTATTTGACAAACAGGCTCAGAAGCGCCATCAAGGCGATCGAGAGGAGCAAGATCACACCATCAATTGGCGCAATGGTCAACCCGGCCCACTCGACGCGGCGGGTCAGTTCGGCGGGCAGGCGCAGCGGGCGCGGCTGGGCTGTCAGGGCCATGGTTGCGCTGTTCTGGATCAGCGAACTGATGGCCAGGGAGGTGATCAGCATAGCCACTTCCCGCGAGCCGCGCAGGGGGCGATAGGCCAGCCGTTCAATGATGATGCCGATCGCGCCAGCGACGATCATGGCGAAGAGCAACGCCGACCAGACGGGCAGAACCAGGGCGCTCAGGGCCGCCAGGGCCACGTAGGCCCCCACGGTCATCATATCGCCGTGGGCGAAGTTGATCAGCCGCAGGATGCCGTAGACGATCGTCAGGCCAATGGCAACCAGGGCGTAAATGCTCCCAAGGTTGAGGGCGTTGACGGTTTGTTGGAGGAGGTAGGTCATTGGCGGCCTCCCACCCGCATCATCGGCGGGTCTCCCCGAGACGCTATATCCGACAATCCACAATCCACAATCCACAATCCACAATCCACAATCCAAAATCACCTTAAACCTGCCTGGCGTCTACGCCCCCAGATAGGCCGCTCTGACCCGCGGATCGTCCAGGAGCGCAGGGGCGGGGCCGCTGAGAGTAATGGTTCCGGTTTCGAGAACATAGGCCCGATCGGCCAGGCGCAGGGCCTGCCAGGCGTTCTGTTCAACCAGCAGGACGGTCATCCCTTCGCGGCGCAACGCGGCGATGACCTGGAAGATGCGTTCGACCACCAGCGGCGCCAGACCCAGTGACGGTTCATCGAGGAGGAGCAGGCGCGGGGCGCTCATGATCGAGCGCCCCAGGGCCAGCATCTGCTGTTCGCCGCCGCTCAGCAGCCCGGCGATCTGGCGCTGCCGTTCGCCAAGGATGGGGAACAGGCTCAGCACCCGTTCCAGATCGCGGGCCACGGCGTCGCGGTCGCGCCGGTGGCCGGCGGCCAGGCGCAGGTTCTCGGCGACAGTCAGCCGGGCGAAGATCTGCCGCCCTTCGGGACAGTGCACCAGTCCGCGGCGCACAATCTCATGCGGCGCCAGGCGGGTGATCTCCGCACCCTCGAAGCTGATCCGGCCGCGTCTGGGGCGCAGCAGGCCGGAAATGGCGCTCAGGGCGGTGGTTTTGCCGGCGCCGTTGCTGCCGATCAGGGCCACGATTTCGCCCGGCTGCACCTCGAGCGAGATGCCCTTCAAAGCGTCAACGCGACCATAGGCCACGTGGAGATCGCGCACCTGGAGCATATCATGCCATCCCAACCTGCCGGCCGAGAAAACCGGGATCGCTCACGCCCAGGTACGCTTCCAGCACCCGCGGATGGCGCTGCACCTCGGCCGGCGGGCCGTCGGCGATCAGGGCGCCGTAGTGCAGCACCTGCACGCGCTGGCAGACGCCCATCACGACGCGCATGTTGTGTTCGATCAGCATCACGGTCAGCTTCAACTCGGCGTGCAGGCGGGCGATGAGTCGCATCAGCGCTTCCACCTCGGCCGGGTTCAGCCCGGCGGCCGGCTCATCGAGCAGCAATATCCTGGGTTGGGCGACGACCGCCATGGCGATTTCGAGCCGGCGCTGCAAACCGTAAGGCAGGCTGTCGGCGGGAGCGTCGCGGTAGGTTTCGAGGCCCAGCAGCCGCAGGGTCTGGAGGGCCTGGGCATCGCGGGCGCGTTCTTCCGCGGCGAAGCGGGGCAGGCGCGCCAGGGTGGCGAACAGGTCGGCGCGGCGGTCGAGTTGCGCGCTGATACGCATATTATCCATCACCGAGAGGCGCCGAAACAGGCGGATATTCTGAAACGTGCGCGCCACCCCTGCCCGCCGGATGGCATCGGGCGGCAGGTGGGTAATGTCGCGCCCTTCGAGCAACACGCGACCGCTGCTCAGGGGGACGACCCCTGTCAGCGCGTTGAACAGCGTGGTCTTGCCGGCGCCGTTGGGGCCGATGATGCCGAGCAGTTCGCCGGGGCGAAGGGTCAGGTGATAGTCCTGCAAGGCGATAATGCCACGAAAGGCCACCGAGAGGTTCTGGGCTTCCAGCAGAACCTCTGGTCTCTCACGCGCCATGACGACGATCCTCTGCTTTCCAACGGAGTCTTCTGCTACCTGGTTGCGCTGCGTGGCTTCTTGAGGTACACGTCAGGGGAGGTGGCGTAGGGAAACCAGGTTTCCTCACACCCCTGCCCGCGGGAAGGCTCGCCCCTCCCATCGCCGATTGGAGCGGGGGAGACCCGGTTTCCTACACCCCTGCCCAATCGGAAGGTCCCACACCTGCCTTACTCCCGCACTTCGCCCATCCTGCGCGTGTCGTAGCCACCCAGGGCCTCGACCGCGGCGCGGTAGGCCGGGTCGCCGAGCGCCTGGCGCAGCGGTTCGAGCAGTTCGCTCTCCCAGTGGCGGCGCGGCACGGCCAGTTCGTAGCATTCGCTGAACAGGGGCACGAACTCCAGCCCCAGAGCCCGCGCCGCAGCGCGAATGCCCAGGCCCACGTCCGCGGCGCCGCTGAGCACTGCCGCCGCCACGGCCATGTGGGTGAACTCCTCGCGTTCGTAGCCGGCGATCGCGCCGGGGTCAATGCCCGCCTGCTTCAGGTGATAGTCAAGCAGCACCCGCGTTCCCGAACCGCGCTGCCGGTTGACGAAGCGCACCCCCGGGCGCGCCAGGTCGCGCAGTTCGCCCAGACCCAGGGGGTTGCCCGGCGCCACCAGGAAGCCCTGTTCACGCCAGGCCAGGTGGACCAGGACGATCTCCTCGTCGGGCAGCAGGCGGCGCACGAACGGCCGGTTGTACTCGCCGCTCTCCTCATCGAGCAGGTGGGTGCCGGCCAGATGGGCGTCGCGGCGCTTGAGGGCCATCAGGCCGCCCAGGCTGCCCACATTGGCCGAACTGAGGCGTCGCTGCGCTCCGGCGCGGTGCAGGTGACTGGCCAGCAGATCCAGCGCCAGGTCGTGGCTGCCGATGACCACCAGGGTGCGCTCGATCTCCTCCGGGTCGCGCAGGAGTTCAACCGCCACCTCGGCTCCGGCGTGCACCCCCTCGGAGAAGCGCGGGATGCGGGCGATGCCATCGGCCCTGACCAGCGAAGTGACCACTCCGGCCCCGCGACTCAGCGGCGTGGCGATCAGGCGCCCGTCTACCCGCCCCAGGGTTACGCGCACGAACTCATCTTCGCCGATCGGTGAAAGCAGCTTGCGGCTCATCATCGCGGCAAGCACGGGGCGCAAAGGCGGGGTCAGCCCCTGGAGCCGGTACACCAGCGGGCGCAGGAACAACTCGGCGGTGAGGGCCGCCGAGACGGGGTAGCCGGGCAGACCCAGGGCCGGTTTGCCTGCGGCGACGCCGAGGATCACCGGGTGGCCGGGGCGGATGGCCACTCCGTGGACGGCCACCTCGCCCAGTTCGGCCAGCACCGCCGCAGTAAAATCCTCCGAGCCAGCGGACGAGCCGGCGTTGATCACCACCACGTCGTGGCCTGCCAGGGCCTCCTCGACCACGGCGCGGAGCAGGTCGCGCTGGTCGGGCACGGGGGCGAAGCGGGTGGCGTGCCCGCCCCACTCTTCGACCATACCGGCCAGGATCAGCGAGTTGAACTCCACAATCGCGCCGGGGGGCACTGCCTC contains:
- a CDS encoding amidohydrolase family protein; its protein translation is MLELDHLTIVDHHAHNLLRPEALNDFSLAAAFTEGYDAAIVSRHVRQTLFFKRSMRQLADLLGCEASLEGLQALRDQLGYEAMAQRLFDAGGFAALILDDGFMPDRIMPTPWHQRFAPTFRLIRIEHLAAQLLEQISAWEDFVDAFRAGLEQRDPSVVGFKSIVAYRTGLRLAPADPLAASRAFAELRAAVVRGAPARIAARPLNDWLVWTMMEIAARDAVPVQFHTGFGDPDLDLREANPLHLRPLLERADLRSAPVVLLHAGYPFTRELGYLAAVYPNVYLDLGLAIPYLSRAGMEAVASAALELAPISKILFSTDAHLIPETFYVGARCGREALAAVLTRCVTDGDLTLAEAEAAALAILRQNAIALYGLAL
- a CDS encoding glutamine synthetase family protein — encoded protein: MTSVQSILTAIQNQQVRFVRFIWCDNANVIRAKAVRTTMIESYLAGNGVGIAAAQQALPVMYDALAPDTGLTPDGEVHMRADWTTFAVLPYAPGHARVLTDIYAGDQPWTHCPRSFLRRMIAAAAARDLSVFAAFENEFSLLRPGPDGPAPFDATVFCQTAALDGAAEVINTMTSALEAQGVMVEMTYAESGPGQFELPVRYADALRAADQQIVFRETVRACAAQHGLLASFAPKIYADKAGNGAHLHLSLARQGASIVTEPGQPRALSAPMRAFMAGILEHLPALMALTTPSPNSFKRIRPRFWSGAFTCWGMGNREAALRVPMPDSGLPVTNVELKTCDATSNPYLALGAVIAAGLDGIDRQLPLGDAVRGDPADLSEAERLERRILPLPATLGEAIAALERDDVLLEALGGDLARSYLAVRRAEWQAMKDLSHEEEVRLILERY
- a CDS encoding ABC transporter substrate-binding protein, translated to MKPTQQMLSTLVVVVLIILTAACGAPAAQPTAPAASPAASPAAAAEAIKIGALYGITGGMSSIDAPGLNGMKLAVKEINAAGGVLGRQIELIAVDGKTDQTTTTNAASELINVHKVVAIGGLNDSTFALAAGPIAQQAGIPFVTAGATLPTLPEQIGDFFFMAPFGDDAQAFAIADYAIDDLKAKTAYMLVDQAYDFTTALAAFFKQRFTEKGGQIVLEDIYRSGDTDFSAQIAKVQALNPPPDVLFISAIPNEAGITTRQFREAGLQMPIISGDGFDTPLIAEVAGELADNVFFSTHVALDNVDPKVQAFVQAYTQEYGKPPENAFAVLGYDTLNLIADAIKRAGSADPKAIRDALAATQGFAAVTGQITYAPGQRKPDKSVTIIQVQDGAYTFVKEITP
- a CDS encoding branched-chain amino acid ABC transporter permease, with amino-acid sequence MRPVYGWLALGLGAALVVLAEYRLNDYYQRVLAVVAINVILAVSLSLTNGFSGDVSLGHAAFMAIGAYASALLTMPASMKLVALPDLPSWLARAELPFALALLAGGALAALAAFVVGIPVLRLRGHYLSVATLGLMVIVQVVALNWQTVTRGARGLNGLPAFTSLLWAYGWMLVSVIIIWRLVRSPFGRAMLAVREDELAAACRGIRVFPTRLLAFVVGAFFAGTAGALWAHLITAIAPASFSFAITFNVVAMVVIGGAGSITGAVLGGVLMTLLPEWLRGIETSLAVGGRPLYGLSQIVIALLMLLVMIFRPQGLLGGHELSDLLRRREPLPAVESEGAS
- a CDS encoding branched-chain amino acid ABC transporter permease is translated as MTYLLQQTVNALNLGSIYALVAIGLTIVYGILRLINFAHGDMMTVGAYVALAALSALVLPVWSALLFAMIVAGAIGIIIERLAYRPLRGSREVAMLITSLAISSLIQNSATMALTAQPRPLRLPAELTRRVEWAGLTIAPIDGVILLLSIALMALLSLFVKYTTIGIAMRACSERVQTAHLMGVNVNRVIAVAFGVSAALAGVAGVLWSGKFGLVDPFTGFVPGLKAFVAAVIGGVGSIPGAMVGGYLLGFAEVFFVAFAPPALSGYRDAFVFVLLLAILLVRPAGLFGLEEGRRA
- a CDS encoding ABC transporter ATP-binding protein is translated as MLQVRDLHVAYGRVDALKGISLEVQPGEIVALIGSNGAGKTTALSAISGLLRPRRGRISFEGAEITRLAPHEIVRRGLVHCPEGRQIFARLTVAENLRLAAGHRRDRDAVARDLERVLSLFPILGERQRQIAGLLSGGEQQMLALGRSIMSAPRLLLLDEPSLGLAPLVVERIFQVIAALRREGMTVLLVEQNAWQALRLADRAYVLETGTITLSGPAPALLDDPRVRAAYLGA
- a CDS encoding ABC transporter ATP-binding protein, which produces MARERPEVLLEAQNLSVAFRGIIALQDYHLTLRPGELLGIIGPNGAGKTTLFNALTGVVPLSSGRVLLEGRDITHLPPDAIRRAGVARTFQNIRLFRRLSVMDNMRISAQLDRRADLFATLARLPRFAAEERARDAQALQTLRLLGLETYRDAPADSLPYGLQRRLEIAMAVVAQPRILLLDEPAAGLNPAEVEALMRLIARLHAELKLTVMLIEHNMRVVMGVCQRVQVLHYGALIADGPPAEVQRHPRVLEAYLGVSDPGFLGRQVGMA
- a CDS encoding molybdopterin biosynthesis protein; this translates as MTRRRYYLEDRALDEAIARFEAALARAGGLSPLEGESVPLAAARDRVTAAPVWATRSVPHYHAAAMDGIAVRAADTAGATETAPRALALDTQAIWVDTGDPLPPHTDAVVMAEHVQTLDETTVAITAAVAPWQHVRPLGEDIVATELIIPEGTRLRPVDLGAAAAAGHTTLLVRRRPRVAIIPTGTELITPEEAAAREARGEAVPPGAIVEFNSLILAGMVEEWGGHATRFAPVPDQRDLLRAVVEEALAGHDVVVINAGSSAGSEDFTAAVLAELGEVAVHGVAIRPGHPVILGVAAGKPALGLPGYPVSAALTAELFLRPLVYRLQGLTPPLRPVLAAMMSRKLLSPIGEDEFVRVTLGRVDGRLIATPLSRGAGVVTSLVRADGIARIPRFSEGVHAGAEVAVELLRDPEEIERTLVVIGSHDLALDLLASHLHRAGAQRRLSSANVGSLGGLMALKRRDAHLAGTHLLDEESGEYNRPFVRRLLPDEEIVLVHLAWREQGFLVAPGNPLGLGELRDLARPGVRFVNRQRGSGTRVLLDYHLKQAGIDPGAIAGYEREEFTHMAVAAAVLSGAADVGLGIRAAARALGLEFVPLFSECYELAVPRRHWESELLEPLRQALGDPAYRAAVEALGGYDTRRMGEVRE